The Oryctolagus cuniculus chromosome 12, mOryCun1.1, whole genome shotgun sequence genomic interval ggaaactaatacagtGACCACCCCAAATGCTGTACAAGTCTGAACTACCACAGTAGCTGTCACTCCAAGTGATGGACAACTATATAAAGTGATGTCATTTCATGTTTTCCAGTCATTAGGCTGCTtccaattaagaaaaaagaactctATTGAGAAAATCTTTTGTggttactgatttatttttaaaaaaatattttactgaaaaagtatttatagttttatttgaaagccagacagagagggagggacggaaGGAGAGAGGTGGAAAGACATGGAATGGAgatagagtaagagagagagagagagaatctactcacgggttcactccccaaaggcccacagatgctggggctgggctacactgaagccaggaacccagaactccatctgggtcgcccactcggggagcagggacccaggtcctcaGGCCACTGAGTGCTGCTCTCCCAGATTCTaatgcagaaagctggactggaagcggagcaggtcagaccagaaccagcactcccatacgggatgtgggcatcccatgacACTTGCCCCCAGAGgttttttaaagaacataattATCTCATTGAAGCACAATTTATACTATTAAGGAAAAACAGTTCCTGGAGATAAGATGTCACTGTTTCCCAAAGCGACCATACTTTTATCATACATTGCCTCTACATGTTTTAACAGCCTCAGAAGTGCAGTTGCATTATATGGGAAAAGACTTTTCTTCTGCAAACGGTAAATGGCACCCTGCAGCTCTCTGAAGCATTTTACTGTTCTGTGAAACAGTCCTGCTTCAGAGGCAGTATCTTTGGGGGGCGCCTCACAGTCAGTGGAGAAGGAAGTGGCGGATCCCTTTGGAAGCGGGGGCCTTGCCGGAGTCTCTCGGCTCAGCTCTTGACCAGCACTTGTGCCAGCTGTGTCCTGGACTGCCTTGACTGCTGCAGGGTGTAAAGACGCTTGCTTGCTGTTGGCTACGCTCTGGCCTGTGCACTCCACTTCAGAATCATCAGAGCTGTCATAATCTACCAGACCTGGAGCGACCTGTGGGGAAGACGGCCGGTGAGCCTGCATGGTGCAGGTCTCCTTGGGGGTCACGGCCTGGCTCAGGGGTTCACAAGATGCACCAGAAGTCCTGCAGAGCCACGCGCAAGGCCTGCCGTGACTATTAAGAGCAGTCACTTGGGGGGGTGCTGCCTGGCTGCAGCTTGTGCCTTGGGCAAGTGAGGGGACACGACCACAGGAATTCATGGCGGGTTCAGGTGCAGTTCCGTCAAAGGACTTGCAAATGGTGAAGAAATTATCCCATTCTTTTTGCAGCAGTTTTAAATACCTgacaaaatattcaagaaaacaAGTTTCTGATGAAATCAGGAAGTCAAGAAGAACTGAAGCATCAAATCCCACGTTTTTTAAGAAGAATAAGAAAATGCAGTGTGGATTGCAGCCGTTCTCATGCATGTGACGATCCCACGTTTCTCCTGGGGCCAGGCGTTCAGTGGCTTCGTGTTCTCTGAAATGACGACCATGGAGAACCCAGGTCAATAACTTTAATAAAAACGACTTTTAACCGCGAGAATCTGCATAACATAAGTTCACCTATGGAATTACTTTTAAATCTAAACACTCAAATAGCAAACACTTCCAAAACCAATACCTTTCCCAACAAATCATAAAGAAATCTGACGCAACAAAAGAACACCCACCGACTTGGGTCGCCCTAGTTTTTGTCTGCGCGACAAGGCATCCTCTCCCCAGCACTGGAGTCCTCATTCTCtcgggcaggggctggagcctcAGCCTCCTTCCTCAGCTTCCTGAGTAGCCGAGGGCACATGACCTGCAAGGACCAATCGGAGcactcctgctcctgcccacAGGGCTTTCGGTCAAGCATCTCTGATTCCTGTGGGGACTCTGGCCGGTGCCACGAAACACTGTAACTGCCAGACTGTCGCAGCAGGCTACTGGTGGCCCCTCAGCTGTGAGATGGAGGAAGAGACACCATCGATGGGGTGCCTCGAGTCCCTGTACACACTTGATGCCAACTTGGCCTCTTAGGATTCCCAAATACAAGCCCCAAGTGCTGCTGTTAGCTTAAATACTGAGTTGGTTTTTATAGTTTACAACCAAAGAACTTGATActactatattaaaaaaaatacatatgccaTGAGAACATGCCTCTCTGGACACGCTGAACTGCAGTCCAGAAAGTGAGATCCACACACACAGCAAGTTAGATCCAGGGGCTTTCTCTCTGCCGGGCAGCAGGAAGCCAACTCTGAACGCAATTAAGATACGCTCTTGCAGGCATGTGCATTTTCGGATTGAATTTGTGTTTGACCGTTTCGGAGCCTAATTCAAATCACATGCAGGAGTTTTGTGTTCCTGATTAGAACCTTTTGAAAACTGGCCCCAAACACTTCCAGGCCGAGAGCAGCCGCTGCCAGCAGTGTCACGGCACAAGTCCGTGCTGGCAGCTCAGCACCGCGCCGCCAGTCATTAGGAAGAAATCCCTTCCTCGCATgccaagaaagaaatggaaataaagcaaATACTTTAGGGCTTTAATAAAGTGGAAGCAGAAATGGTGGAAGGGGTCATCAGTGTTAACTTCAGAAGCAATCACAGTTATTCGCCACAAGAAGATATTAGCTCGAGTGCAGCTGCGGCAATAAAGCAGAAACAGAACCTGTAGAAAACCTCATGGGTCACATGACTTTATAAGCCAATTTCAGATATTTGCCTCAATATGCTATCTGCCCAAATTCAACtacacattaaaacaaaaattggaaCAGTTCCTTTGATTATTTACAAACCTGTGCTCACCTTTAAAAGGCTGACATTATCTGACAGAAGCTTAACACAGAGAAGTGAGTCCTGAGGCAGCCAGCACTCTACATGTCAATCAGTTCGTGGGGGCGGGTCCTAGCTTCCTCCTGATCACCAGGTGAAACAGGTGGGggctaaggcaggagccaggctctcAGACCCCAGGCTGGTTCGGGTACCTGAGACCTGCCCAGCCAGCCACGTTCTCAGAGCAATGCGAGTGTGTGCACCTCCATGTGAGGTAGAGCTAAAGGAGCGGCAAGTCACAAGatggccccccaccccaccccaccgcaAATGACGGACGCGGATGATACACCCTGCACATCTTCAGAAACACCACCTGCTTTCTGGTTCGCAGGTGGCCCACCGACCTGGTCAGCTTCACGTAGATGCCCAGTGCCGCCTTGGCAGCCTCCAGCATGTCATCATCTTGCTCTATGAAGACTCTCGGCAGCCACTCACAGGGGCCGTGCAGCGAGGGCGGCAGGTGAGGCCTCAGGAACGCCAGGAGCTCAGACATGAACCTCCGCAGAGCCGCTTAGAGACGCGAGACTCAGTTATAGACGCTCCCCACAGCCTGCCCCAAGGGGCCTCATACACACATTCAAAAAGGCTTGTCGGTTAGCTGTCAGCTTTactttgcaaatgagaaaactgagacttggagggaaaaaaaagtgacttatCCAAGAACATTCATCTAAAAGGCACAGTTAGGTTGTCTGTTCACCATCACTGCCAAATGACTTATTACCTcggagaaataaaagcaaatccaCTTCTGTTAACACAGCCTACTGGGCAGACAAGAGAATATTTCATCGGGTGTCACCGCTGTCTGTTACCAGAGGCAGTACTGTaaccaaacaaaaacaattttccCTTCAAAATAACAGGATATCTATTTTCTGTCTGTTTAAAGTACTATTAagcacaacattttttttaaaaagttttctggaGTTTTAATCACTACTAACTCTGAGTTATGTGACAGATGCCACCTAGTGTTGTGAACTAGAACTGCGCAGCCTGAGACCTTGGCTAACAGCTaagggcagccagggctccagctcAGACTTCGCGCTGCATCCGCAGGCGGCGGGCAGGGGTGCTTCCTGCTACTCCACATTCTGAAAGGAAATGCAGGACACGCCTCTCCCGACAGCGACAGCGGCGCTGGGAATCACGCTTCCTTCCACCTTCCCACCTGCCACCCTGGAAATTCTATGCAGCTTCACACATTCGCTTCAATTCATTTTCTAATGGTCAGCAATCACACCAGTAAGTACACCAACTTTGTGAAGGACATAAAATACTCTAAGTATCTGAATAACCTTGATTTCTATCACTTCCTTGGAGGTGACTCAACAgcaacttttaaagattttattgatttatttattcattcattcattctaaaaggcagacacacacaaagatctCTCCCATtgacttgttcactccccaaatgcctgccaacagccagggctgggccaggctgaactcaagAGCtgaaagtcaatccaggtctcccacatgggtggcaggaaaccaagaacttcagccatcattgctgcctcccagggtgcacactggaagctgggattggagccAGGACaacaacccaggcactctgacatggaacgtgggtatcccatgtggtttctttttttttttttttttgacaggcagagtggacagtgagagagacagagagaaaggtcttcctttaccgttggttcaccctccaatggccaccgtggccggcacgctgcggccggcgcaccacgctgatctgatggcaggagccaggtacttatcctggtctcccatggggtgcagggcccatgcacctgggccatcctccactgcactcccaggccacagcagagagctggcctggaaaaggggcaaccgggacagaatccggcgccctgaccaggactagaacccggtgtgccggtgccgcaaggcggaggattagcctagtgagccacggcgccagccccatgtggtgtcttaacagctgtgccaaatgcttttcccaacagtaatttttaagaaaattgttattggggccagtgctgtggcatagtgaataaagccgccgcctgcagtgccagtattccatctgggcaccagttcgagttctgactactccacttccaatccagctctctgctatggcctgggaaagcagtagaagatggcccaagtccttgggcccctgcaccggcatgggaaacccggaagtagctcctggctcctggcttcagacgggcgcagttctggctgttgtggtcaactggggagtgaaccatcggatgggagacttctctctctctctctctgtctctccttctctctctgtaactgcctttcaaataaataaataaatcttaaaaaacaaacaaaaaagaaaaccgcGGTCCATTACACCATACAAATTCAGCATTAACTCACAAAAAGCAGATGTGTTTTTTAAGGGAATTCCAGCTCTTGTTctttttttggaagaaaaattaatgaattataaTTAGGGTAACACAGAGCTTACATTAGTAGAATTTATACCAGCTCTGAGAGCTGACAATTATGAAGTATTTAAGTAGATAATTACGTAGTAGTTTGCATAAAAAGGGATTTCAGAAGAATTacctttcatttcatttgctgAAGTGCAATTCTGAAACTTGACTTCCAGGGATTTCATTAGAACCAAGCTCACTGCTCTGAGGATCACGTAATCTGGAGCGCAGATCCGCTCCCCTCGGGGCTGAACCTTGTCACCTCCAAAGCAGGACGGTTTTCCACGAGCAGACAACTTCTTCAACAACCCCAGATCCACCGCCCGCAAAACGGCATCAGCTAGGGCCAGCGTGTCGGCGTCTGCAGGGTGGCCCGGCGACAAGAAAGCGGGCACGGGTCCCCGGCACAGGTCTTCACCCGCTTTACAGAGAAGGCATTTCTTGATGAGTATGATGAGCTGCCTCTTGACAAAAGCCTGCACTGGCCAGGTCATGACGCCCAGCATGCAAGAGGGCTTCAGAAGCACGACCCTCTGGCAGGCGAAACGCGCCTGCAGGTAGACGCCGGAGGCGGTGAGCAGCTCCAGCAACCCCAGGAAGCTCATCAAGCTGTTTGTTACTTTAGAAGTGTCTCGGCAGCGTTCAAAATGCTGAGAAAATACAGAATTATAGAATGCTTCAAAAGTCGTGTCCAAAGGGGTCAGGAGCTGCTTTATAATTTCtgcagttagaaaaaaaaaaaaaaaaaaaaaaaaaccagtgactGTGGCCAACAGGAAAAACAACTTGGTGAAACCCAAATTTACAGTTCAGCTTTTATAAATACCATTTTTATAAGGTGAAAAAACTGATATGGAATATTTATGTCTGGCATGAACAGATGAGGGTATACAGACAAACAGCTAA includes:
- the LINS1 gene encoding protein Lines homolog 1 isoform X1: MIASCEVLEQLYKTVLLGATLESDSHDYICHLTPAVAGQGGPSTTSAEWSDACGDQDRRQPSSVRLAPVPTAPVCWTTSSQRSSARETVLLQLTVIQVMLARVFSISIESRSKEKYRDVIKTLLQSAEVDSKLICMFQNSDKLLSHMAAKCLALLLYFQLREKIPLSDSWIAFCQKHLSEYPESDKAVYCLSTLTVVIKEILKDTSSQKTEIIKQLLTPLDTTFEAFYNSVFSQHFERCRDTSKVTNSLMSFLGLLELLTASGVYLQARFACQRVVLLKPSCMLGVMTWPVQAFVKRQLIILIKKCLLCKAGEDLCRGPVPAFLSPGHPADADTLALADAVLRAVDLGLLKKLSARGKPSCFGGDKVQPRGERICAPDYVILRAVSLVLMKSLEVKFQNCTSANEMKAALRRFMSELLAFLRPHLPPSLHGPCEWLPRVFIEQDDDMLEAAKAALGIYVKLTREHEATERLAPGETWDRHMHENGCNPHCIFLFFLKNVGFDASVLLDFLISSETCFLEYFVRYLKLLQKEWDNFFTICKSFDGTAPEPAMNSCGRVPSLAQGTSCSQAAPPQVTALNSHGRPCAWLCRTSGASCEPLSQAVTPKETCTMQAHRPSSPQVAPGLVDYDSSDDSEVECTGQSVANSKQASLHPAAVKAVQDTAGTSAGQELSRETPARPPLPKGSATSFSTDCEAPPKDTASEAGLFHRTVKCFRELQGAIYRLQKKSLFPYNATALLRLLKHVEAMYDKSMVALGNSDILSPGTVFP
- the LINS1 gene encoding protein Lines homolog 1 isoform X2; amino-acid sequence: MIASCEVLEQLYKTVLLGATLESDSHDYICHLTPAVAGQGGPSTTSAEWSDACGDQDRRQPSSVRLAPVPTAPVCWTTSSQRSSARETVLLQLTVIQVMLARVFSISIESRSKEKYRDVIKTLLQSAEVDSKLICMFQNSDKLLSHMAAKCLALLLYFQLREKIPLSDSWIAFCQKHLSEYPESDKAVYCLSTLTVVIKEILKDTSSQKTEIIKQLLTPLDTTFEAFYNSVFSQHFERCRDTSKVTNSLMSFLGLLELLTASGVYLQARFACQRVVLLKPSCMLGVMTWPVQAFVKRQLIILIKKCLLCKAGEDLCRGPVPAFLSPGHPADADTLALADAVLRAVDLGLLKKLSARGKPSCFGGDKVQPRGERICAPDYVILRAVSLVLMKSLEVKFQNCTSANEMKAALRRFMSELLAFLRPHLPPSLHGPCEWLPRVFIEQDDDMLEAAKAALGIYVKLTRYLKLLQKEWDNFFTICKSFDGTAPEPAMNSCGRVPSLAQGTSCSQAAPPQVTALNSHGRPCAWLCRTSGASCEPLSQAVTPKETCTMQAHRPSSPQVAPGLVDYDSSDDSEVECTGQSVANSKQASLHPAAVKAVQDTAGTSAGQELSRETPARPPLPKGSATSFSTDCEAPPKDTASEAGLFHRTVKCFRELQGAIYRLQKKSLFPYNATALLRLLKHVEAMYDKSMVALGNSDILSPGTVFP
- the LINS1 gene encoding protein Lines homolog 1 isoform X3; its protein translation is MSFLGLLELLTASGVYLQARFACQRVVLLKPSCMLGVMTWPVQAFVKRQLIILIKKCLLCKAGEDLCRGPVPAFLSPGHPADADTLALADAVLRAVDLGLLKKLSARGKPSCFGGDKVQPRGERICAPDYVILRAVSLVLMKSLEVKFQNCTSANEMKAALRRFMSELLAFLRPHLPPSLHGPCEWLPRVFIEQDDDMLEAAKAALGIYVKLTREHEATERLAPGETWDRHMHENGCNPHCIFLFFLKNVGFDASVLLDFLISSETCFLEYFVRYLKLLQKEWDNFFTICKSFDGTAPEPAMNSCGRVPSLAQGTSCSQAAPPQVTALNSHGRPCAWLCRTSGASCEPLSQAVTPKETCTMQAHRPSSPQVAPGLVDYDSSDDSEVECTGQSVANSKQASLHPAAVKAVQDTAGTSAGQELSRETPARPPLPKGSATSFSTDCEAPPKDTASEAGLFHRTVKCFRELQGAIYRLQKKSLFPYNATALLRLLKHVEAMYDKSMVALGNSDILSPGTVFP
- the LINS1 gene encoding protein Lines homolog 1 isoform X5; this encodes MIASCEVLEQLYKTVLLGATLESDSHDYICHLTPAVAGQGGPSTTSAEWSDACGDQDRRQPSSVRLAPVPTAPVCWTTSSQRSSARETVLLQLTVIQVMLARVFSISIESRSKEKYRDVIKTLLQSAEVDSKLICMFQNSDKLLSHMAAKCLALLLYFQLREKIPLSDSWIAFCQKHLSEYPESDKAVYCLSTLTVVIKEILKDTSSQKTEIIKQLLTPLDTTFEAFYNSVFSQHFERCRDTSKVTNSLMSFLGLLELLTASGVYLQARFACQRVVLLKPSCMLGVMTWPVQAFVKRQLIILIKKCLLCKAGEDLCRGPVPAFLSPGHPADADTLALADAVLRAVDLGLLKKLSARGKPSCFGGDKVQPRGERICAPDYVILRAVSLVLMKSLEVKFQNCTSANEMKENTKPLNAWPQEKRGIVTCMRTAAIHTAFSYSS
- the LINS1 gene encoding protein Lines homolog 1 isoform X4 translates to MIASCEVLEQLYKTVLLGATLESDSHDYICHLTPAVAGQGGPSTTSAEWSDACGDQDRRQPSSVRLAPVPTAPVCWTTSSQRSSARETVLLQLTVIQVMLARVFSISIESRSKEKYRDVIKTLLQSAEVDSKLICMFQNSDKLLSHMAAKCLALLLYFQLREKIPLSDSWIAFCQKHLSEYPESDKAVYCLSTLTVVIKEILKDTSSQKTEIIKQLLTPLDTTFEAFYNSVFSQHFERCRDTSKVTNSLMSFLGLLELLTASGVYLQARFACQRVVLLKPSCMLGVMTWPVQAFVKRQLIILIKKCLLCKAGEDLCRGPVPAFLSPGHPADADTLALADAVLRAVDLGLLKKLSARGKPSCFGGDKVQPRGERICAPDYVILRAVSLVLMKSLEVKFQNCTSANEMKAALRRFMSELLAFLRPHLPPSLHGPCEWLPRVFIEQDDDMLEAAKAALGIYVKLTRRKLGPAPTN
- the LINS1 gene encoding protein Lines homolog 1 isoform X6, which translates into the protein MIASCEVLEQLYKTVLLGATLESDSHDYICHLTPAVAGQGGPSTTSAEWSDACGDQDRRQPSSVRLAPVPTAPVCWTTSSQRSSARETVLLQLTVIQVMLARVFSISIESRSKEKYRDVIKTLLQSAEVDSKLICMFQNSDKLLSHMAAKCLALLLYFQLREKIPLSDSWIAFCQKHLSEYPESDKAVYCLSTLTVVIKEILKDTSSQKTEIIKQLLTPLDTTFEAFYNSVFSQHFERCRDTSKVTNSLMSFLGLLELLTASGVYLQARFACQRVVLLKPSCMLGVMTWPVQAFVKRQLIILIKKCLLCKAGEDLCRGPVPAFLSPGHPADADTLALADAVLRAVDLGLLKKLSARGKPSCFGGDKVQPRGERICAPDYVILRAVSLVLMKSLEVKFQNCTSANEMKVLPLVTDSGDTR